The Bacteroidota bacterium DNA window ATATTACAGTACCTTTTACTCCGGGTCGCATGGATGCTTTACTGGAGCAGACCGATGTTGAATCGTTTAAAGTGTTGGAACCCGTGGCCGACGGTTTCCGTAATTATTTGAAAACGAAATATAAAGTATCTACCGAAGAATTGTTGATTGATAAAGCACAATTGCTGACTTTGACAGCCCCCGAAATGACCGTTCTAATCGGGGGGATGCGAGTTTTAAATACAAACTTCGACCATTCGAAATATGGAGTTTTTACCAATCGCCCTGAAGTTCTTACCAACGATTTTTTTGTAAACCTTCTTGACATGAGTACTGCATGGATGCCAGCCTCAGAGGACAAGGAAACTTTTAATGGACGAGACCGCAAAACAGGTGAAATTAAATGGACAGCAACCCGAGCTGACCTCATTTTTGGTTCAAATTCTGAGTTAAGGGCGCTTGCTGAGGTTTACGGAAGTTTCGATGCACAGGAAAAATTTGTAAAAGACTTTGTGGCAGCATGGAACAAAGTAATGAACCTTGACCGTTTTGATTTGAAATAATTTTATTTAAT harbors:
- a CDS encoding peroxidase family protein, giving the protein ITVPFTPGRMDALLEQTDVESFKVLEPVADGFRNYLKTKYKVSTEELLIDKAQLLTLTAPEMTVLIGGMRVLNTNFDHSKYGVFTNRPEVLTNDFFVNLLDMSTAWMPASEDKETFNGRDRKTGEIKWTATRADLIFGSNSELRALAEVYGSFDAQEKFVKDFVAAWNKVMNLDRFDLK